In one window of Hevea brasiliensis isolate MT/VB/25A 57/8 chromosome 10, ASM3005281v1, whole genome shotgun sequence DNA:
- the LOC131169421 gene encoding peroxidase 73-like gives MAGRFQLLRVLPFSFSLCLFSDTVSAQPRQNYYSNICPNVESIVRNAVQKKIQQTFTTVPPTVRLFFHDCFVQGCDASVIIQSTPTNKAEKDHPDNLSLAGDGFDTVIKAKGAVHAVPSCRNKVSCADILAMATRDVIAVVSPHNL, from the exons ATGGCGGGTCGATTCCAGCTTTTGCGTGTATTGCCATTTTCTTTCAGTTTGTGCCTCTTCTCTGATACTGTATCAGCTCAGCCGAGACAAAATTATTATTCCAACATTTGCCCAAATGTGGAATCCATTGTTAGAAATGCAGTCCAAAAGAAAATTCAACAGACTTTTACCACTGTTCCTCCAACCGTCCGTCTCTTCTTCCATGATTGCTTTGTGCAG GGTTGTGATGCTTCAGTTATAATTCAATCCACTCCGACGAATAAAGCAGAGAAGGACCACCCTGATAATCTATCATTGGCCGGCGATGGATTTGACACCGTGATCAAGGCCAAAGGAGCCGTGCACGCCGTCCCCAGCTGCAGAAACAAGGTGTCGTGCGCAGATATTCTTGCAATGGCAACAAGAGATGTTATTGCTGTGGTGAGTCCACATAATTTATAG
- the LOC110649364 gene encoding uncharacterized protein LOC110649364 has protein sequence MENFLKPYDKEYMRMAMLKHEETFKEQLHELHRLYRIQKILMRNIGNNRTSTHCQELCNFKNGISFVQNNHAHSEMQQKPKMKLDLQRPAEDYAAESSSRDRALELIDESEIELTLGLSSYHNQRRKEPETPLTSDSGPSLSSPSSGSSHINRTSSLSHQIMNTKREESGGRELGLVQVPDMTTLGGYQSENKTSIDVDEQLRQKRLKQPPWLFQALSLNMT, from the exons ATGGAGAATTTTCTTAAGCCCTATGATAAGGAATACATGAGAATGGCCATGTTAAAACATGAAGAAACATTCAAAGAGCAg CTGCATGAACTTCATCGACTATATCGAATCCAGAAGATACTGATGAGGAATATTGGTAACAATAGGACTAGTACACACTGTCAAGAATTGTGCAACTTCAAGAATGGGATTAGTTTTGTGCAGAATAATCATGCTCACAGTGAGATGCAACAGAAGCccaaaatgaaactagacttgcAAAGGCCAGCTGAAGACTATGCTGCAGAATCATCAAGCAGGGATAGAGCCTTAGAGCTTATAGATGAGAGTGAGATTGAGCTAACGCTGGGCCTTTCAAGCTACCATAACCAAAGGAGGAAGGAACCTGAGACACCACTAACATCGGATTCGGGacctagcttatcttcaccttcCTCAGGATCCAGCCATATAAACAGGACAAGTTCCTTGAGCCATCAGATAATGAATACAAAAAGAGAAGAATCAGGAGGGCGTGAATTGGGGCTCGTTCAGGTTCCTGACATGACCACATTGGGTGGTTACCAAAGTGAAAATAAAACAAGTATTGATGTTGATGAACAATTGAGACAGAAGAGATTAAAACAGCCTCCTTGGCTTTTCCAAGCTTTGAGTCTGAACATGACttga
- the LOC110665129 gene encoding BTB/POZ domain-containing protein SR1IP1, translating to MSSKNKELLSTSMKRTSGWIFSQEIPSDVTVLAGGASFSLHKFPLVSKCGYIRKLVSESNDADLPEIQILDIPGGAEAFELAAKFCYGINFEISKENIVLLRCVAEYLEMTEDYAVGNLVARTEAYLSEVALKSLAGAVSVLHLSENLLPLAEKLNLVSRCIDAIAFMACRESQSQFSMSGRSNSGNEGVLSSKASQPKPIVDWWAEDLTILRIDIFRRVLIAMMAGGFKQYALGPILMLYAQKSLRGLELSGRGRKKIEPQQEHEKRVVLETIVSLLPRERNVLSVSFLSMLLRAAIHLKTTVACRLDLEKRMALQLGQAVLDDLLIPSHSFTGDTLFDVDTVQSIMMNYLDYEVEGDRLGYQTDDEYFSPQLSNMERVGKLMENYLAEIASDSNLTVSRFIGLAELIPEQSRITEDGMYRAIDIFLKAHPALRDMERKKVCSLMDCQKLSREACAHAAQNDRLPAQTVVQVLYYEQQRLRDVMNDNLMGGDSALPSKMNLYSTDILPVSDEISSLKRENEDLKIELVKMKMRLKEIEKSGSRSTTVSPMYNTMPSADKPPLPRKSFINSVSKKLGRLYPFVRAEGDSIAKARAKPSKNRRHSIS from the exons ATGTCCTCAAAAAATAAAGAGCTTCTGTCCACTTCCATGAAGAGAACCAGTGGATG GATTTTCTCCCAGGAAATCCCCAGCGATGTGACTGTTCTTGCTGGAGGAGCTTCCTTTTCATTGCATAAG TTTCCATTAGTCTCAAAGTGTGGATACATAAGGAAACTGGTATCAGAATCTAATGATGCTGATCTTCCTGAGATTCAAATCCTGGATATCCCTGGCGGGGCAGAAGCATTTGAACTTGCAGCCAAGTTCTGctatggaatcaatttcgaaatAAGTAAAGAAAACATTGTCTTGCTTAGATGTGTCGCCGAGTATCTAGAGATGACTGAGGATTATGCAGTTGGAAACTTGGTGGCAAGAACTGAAGCCTACTTGAGCGAAGTGGCACTCAAGAGTCTCGCTGGGGCGGTTTCTGTCTTACACCTATCAGAAAACCTCCTTCCATTGGCGGAGAAATTAAATTTGGTGAGTCGATGCATAGATGCAATAGCATTCATGGCCTGCAGGGAAAGCCAGAGCCAGTTTTCTATGTCAGGTAGGTCTAATAGCGGCAATGAAGGCGTGCTTTCTTCCAAGGCGTCTCAGCCAAAGCCTATTGTTGATTGGTGGGCTGAAGATTTAACTATTCTTAGGATTGATATCTTCCGAAGAGTCTTGATTGCAATGATGGCTGGAGGGTTTAAACAATATGCTCTGGGTCCCATACTTATGCTCTATGCACAGAAATCTTTACGAGGTTTG gAATTATCTGGAAGGGGGAGGAAGAAAATTGAACCACAACAAGAGCATGAAAAGAGGGTTGTTTTAGAGACAATCGTGAGTCTTCTTCCAAGGGAGAGAAATGTACTGTCGGTTAGCTTTCTATCTATGCTGCTTCGTGCAGCAATACATCTCAAAACAACAGTTGCTTGCCGGCTTGATTTGGAGAAGAGGATGGCCTTGCAATTAGGACAAGCCGTCTTGGATGATCTCTTAATTCCTTCACACTCATTTACTGGGGACACATTGTTTGATGTGGATACAGTTCAGAGTATCATGATGAATTACCTCGACTACGAAGTGGAAGGAGACCGATTGGGGTACCAAACAGATGATGAGTATTTTTCTCCTCAGCTAAGCAACATGGAACGAGTTGGGAAGTTGATGGAGAACTACCTAGCTGAAATAGCCTCTGACAGTAACTTAACTGTTTCAAGATTCATTGGTCTTGCTGAACTTATTCCAGAACAATCAAGGATAACAGAAGATGGAATGTATAGAGCCATAGACATCTTCCTCAAG GCTCATCCTGCTTTACGTGACATGGAGAGGAAGAAAGTGTGCAGTTTGATGGATTGTCAGAAGCTGTCTAGGGAGGCTTGTGCTCATGCTGCTCAAAATGACCGGCTTCCTGCTCAGACTGTGGTTCAGGTGCTATACTATGAGCAGCAGCGCCTTCGAGATGTCATGAATGACAATCTCATGGGTGGTGATTCTGCACTCCCTTCCAAGATGAATCTATATTCCACTGATATCCTTCCTGTTTCTGATGAGATTTCCAGCCTAAAGAGAGAGAATGAAGACTTGAAAATAGAGCTTGTGAAAATGAAGATGCGATTGAAGGAAATTGAAAAATCTGGAAGCAGATCAACCACAGTCAGTCCAATGTATAATACTATGCCATCTGCTGATAAACCTCCTTTGCCTCGAAAATCATTTATAAACTCCGTGTCAAAAAAGCTTGGACGGCTTTATCCTTTTGTGCGTGCTGAGGGTGACTCCATTGCCAAGGCTCGGGCAAAACCCAGCAAGAATAGGCGGCATTCCATATCTTGA
- the LOC110649361 gene encoding ribonuclease III domain-containing protein RNC1, chloroplastic, whose protein sequence is MELSSSFTHLPKISDISFSSSFTHLPKISDISFSSSFSPIPIQIHLKTPKISKNFGVFAVAIDPQELPQNSPQRLLKELAERKKITSPKKKVPPKRFILRPPLDDKKLAQRFLNSPQLSLKQFPLLSSCLPSSRLNNVDKTWIDEYLLEAKQALGYPLEPSDSFGDDNPAKQFDTLLYLAFQHPSCERTNSRHVKAGHSRLWFLGQYVLELAFCEYFLQRYPRESPAPLRERVFALIGKRNLPKWIKAASLQNLVFPYDDMDKLVRKDREPPVKSVFWALFGAIYLCFGMPEVYRVLFEVFGMDPEAEDCQPKLRRQLEDVDYVSVEFEGNKLSWQDVAAYKPPEDALFAHPRLFRACVPPGMHRFRGNIWDYDSRPQVMRTLGYPLAMSDRIPDITEARNIELGLGLQLCFMHPSKYKFEHPRFCYERLEYVGQKIQDLVMAERLLMKHLDAPGKWLQERHRRLLMNKFCGRYLRDKHLHHFIAYSEQVQDAFEHNRRLRNPATTAVQQAIHGLSYTAYGKPDVRRIMFEVFDFEQIQPKAV, encoded by the exons ATGGAACTCTCATCTTCTTTCACTCATCTCCCCAAAATATCTGACATCTCCTTCTCATCTTCTTTCACTCATCTCCCCAAAATATCTGACATCTCCTTCTCATCTTCTTTCTCTCCAATTCCCATCCAAATCCACCTCAAAACCCCCAAAATCTCTAAAAATTTCGGGGTTTTCGCTGTTGCTATAGACCCACAAGAACTTCCCCAAAACAGCCCCCAGAGACTCCTCAAAGAGCTTGCAGAGCGCAAAAAAATCACTTCTCCAAAGAAGAAAGTACCCCCAAAGAGATTCATACTGAGGCCTCCACTTGACGACAAGAAACTCGCACAGAGATTTTTAAATAGCCCTCAATTATCCCTCAAGCAATTCCCTTTACTGAGTTCTTGCTTACCTTCTTCGCGCCTGAACAATGTCGATAAGACTTGGATTGACGAGTATTTGCTCGAGGCCAAGCAAGCTTTGGGGTATCCTCTGGAACCATCCGATAGTTTTGGGGATGATAATCCTGCGAAGCAGTTTGATACATTGTTGTATTTGGCGTTTCAGCACCCCAGCTGCGAGAGGACCAACTCGAGGCATGTGAAAGCAGGGCACTCGAGGCTCTGGTTCTTGGGGCAGTACGTGTTGGAATTGGCTTTCTGCGAGTATTTTTTGCAGAGGTATCCAAGGGAGTCTCCGGCACCACTGAGGGAGAGAGTTTTTGCGTTGATTGGAAAGAGGAATTTGCCTAAGTGGATTAAGGCGGCAAGTTTGCAGAACTTGGTTTTCCCTTATGATGATATGGATAAGTTGGTTAGGAAAGATCGAGAACCGCCAGTGAA GTCTGTGTTCTGGGCTCTGTTTGGTGCAATATATTTGTGTTTTGGCATGCCAGAAGTGTATCGAGTGCTTTTTGAAGTATTTGGAATGGATCCGGAAGCTGAGGATTGCCAGCCAAAATTGAGGAGACAACTTGAAGACGTAGATTATGTTTCTGTTGAATTTGAAGGGAATAAGCTAAGTTGGCAAGATGTTGCTGCTTACAAG CCTCCTGAAGATGCTCTCTTTGCACACCCAAGGCTTTTCAGGGCTTGTGTTCCACCAGGCATGCATCGGTTCCGTGGGAATATCTGGGATTATGACAGCAGACCCCAAGTCATGCGAACACTAGGATATCCACTAGCAATGTCAGACAGAATTCCAGACATTACTGAAGCTAGGAATATTGAACTTGGACTTGGGTTACAG CTTTGTTTCATGCATCCATCAAAATACAAATTTGAGCATCCTCGGTTTTGCTATGAGCGGTTAGAATATGTTGGCCAAAAGATACAG GATCTTGTGATGGCTGAGAGGTTACTAATGAAGCATTTAGATGCTCCTGGGAAGTGGCTACAGGAGAGGCACCGTCGTCTTCTGATGAACAAATTCTGTGGGAGGTACTTGAGAGATAAACATCTGCATCACTTTATTGCCTACTCTGAGCAAGTACAAGATGCATTTGAGCACAATAGAAGGCTGAGAAACCCCGCTACAACTGCTGTTCAGCAAGCCATTCACGGTCTTTCGTACACTGCGTATGGGAAGCCAGATGTGAGACGTATCATGTTTgaggtttttgattttgagcaaatACAACCAAAAGCTGTATGA